In Streptomyces puniciscabiei, the genomic stretch GATGGGCGAGGTCGCCGACGAGGTGCCCGGCGCGATGGCGGCCGTCCTCGGCCTGCCCGCGGACAAGGTGCTGGCCGCCTGCGAGAGCGCCGACGGCTTCGGCCTGGTCCAGGTCGCGAACTACAACGAGCCGCTGCAGACCGTCATCTCGGGACACGTCCGCGCCGTCGAGGAGGCCGGCCGGGTCGCGCTGGACGCCGGCGCCGAGCGGGTCGTGCCGCTGAAGGTGAGCGCCCCCTTCCACTGCTCGCTGATGCAGGCGGTGGAGGAGGAGTTCACCGAGGCGCTCGCCGCCCGGCCGTTCGCCGATCCCCTCCTGCCGGTGATCAGCTCGGTCTCCGGCACCTACGTCCGCTCGGGCGAGGAGGCCAGGCAACTGCTGCGGCGCCAGCTCACCGGTCCCGTCCGCTGGGTCGAGGTGCTGCGCACGGCCGCACGGCACCCGGTGAGCGCGTACACCGAGATCGGCCCCGGCCGGGTGCTCAGCGGGCTCGCCCGCCAGACGCTCGACGAGGTCCACACCCGCTCCAGCGGGGATCCGCGCCGCCTGACGGCGCTCCACTCCTCCCTGACCTCGGACGCCTGGCAGGAGCCGTTGGCGTCCTGACGCCCCGGCAGCCGCCGGCCGGCCGCACCATCCCGGACCGTCCATCAGCAACAACTGTTCACGAAGGGTAAGAACACATGTCGTACCAGGAGAAAGACTTCTCCGCCATCGTCCAGGACGCCGTCGCCGACGCGCTGGGCATCGACATCGAGGAGGTCGTGCCCGAGGCCACCCTGCTGGGCGACCTGGACGCCGAGTCCATAGACCTGCTCGACGTCCTGTTCCGCATCGAGCGGGCCTCGGACGTGAAGATCAAGGTCGCGGACATCGCCGAACTGCTCCAGGGCGGCATCCCCGACGAGGAGTTCGCCGACGAGGACGACATCATCAACGAGGTCGGCCTGGCGCAGCTGAAGAAGTCCCTGCCGCAGATCGACGTGCAGGAACTGGCCGGCAAGCTCACGGCGGACGAGGTACTGACCCTGTTCACCGTGCAGAACCTGACGGACCTGGTGGCCGAGCGTGCCTCACTCGCAGCAGCCGCTGCGTGAGCCGGGCGCGGGGCGGTCACCCGGCCCCCCGGACCCACCGCAGCTGCGGGTGCGGACCGGCGTGGACCTGGCCGAGGTGGGCCGGGTCGAGGAGCTGATGGCCTCGCAACCCGGGCTGCGCGAGCGGGTGTTCACCCCCCGCGAGCTGGCCTACTGCGACCGCCGCAGACGGACCGGGGAACACCTCGCGGGCCGCTGGGCCGTCAAGGAGGCCGTCATCAAATGCCTCGGGACCGGGATGACCCCGCACATGGAGTGGACGGACATCGAGGTCGTCAACGACCGCGGTGGACGCCCCCGGGTACGGCTGCACGGCGAGGTGGAGGCCGTCGCCCAGGACCTCGGCATGCACCACATCGACATCTCCCTGAGCCACAGCGGAGGTCTCGCCGTGGCCCAGGCCGTCCTGGTGTGCCTGGCCGACCCGCCCGGCACGGCCCCCGGCTCCGGGCCGCCCACCCGCACGACGCCGGACACGGCACCCCACAGCACACACACGGCAGAAGGAGACGATCCGCATGAGGCTTGACGGCCGGACCCCGCAGCTCGGCCTGGGGCGGTCCACGACCGAGGGAGGCCGATGATGCGGTCCCACCTGACCGACCGCACCGGCAGCCGGCGGGTGCCGGGGACGGAGGCGCTGCGATGAACCGCAGAGTGGTCGTCACCGGCATGGGCGCCGTCACGCCGCTCGGCAACGACGCCGAGAGCACCTGGCAGGGCCTGGCCGAAGGACGCAGCGGGGTCGGGCAGTTGACCTCGATCGACACCACCGGACACGACGTGACCATCGCCGGCGAGGTCAAGGACTTCGACCTCGCCGACGCCGTGCCCGCCTGGGTCGGCCTGCGCCGTCTGCTGCGGCCGGGCACCTTCGGCGTGGGCGCGGCCTGGGAGGCGCTGCGCAACGCGGGTGTCGGCAAGGACACCTACGACGGCGCGGACATGGGCGTGTCCATGGGTGGCAGCGTGGACCGCCCGGACCTGCAGTGGCTGGTGGACGTCGGGGCGCTGCGCGAGGAGACCGGCCGCAGCGACGCGTTCTTCCCGTACGCGCCCTCGGACTCGCTGTCCTACAGCCAGAGCATCCCCACCGCCGCGATGGCCAGGATGCTGGACGCGACCGGCCCGATGCTGGGCGTGTCCACCGCCTGCTCGGGCTCGGCGCACGCCATCGGAGAGGCCTTCCGCACCCTTCAGGAGGGTGACGCGCAGCTCATGCTCGCGGGCGGCTACGACTCGCTGACGTCCTGGCTCGACCTGGTGGGCTTCAGCCTGCTGGGGGCGCTCACCAAGGAGTACAACGACGACCCGACCCGGGCCAGCCGCCCCTTCGACGGCAAGCGGTCCGGGTTCGTCCTCGGGGAGGGCGGCGTCGCCTTCGTCCTGGAGGACCTGGAGGCGGCCCGCGCCCGCGGGGCGCACATCTTCGCCGAGATCCTGGGCTACGGCACCAGCCTCAACGCCTGGCGGGTCACCGACTCGCCGCCGGACGGCAGCGGGGCCATCGAGTCCATGCAGGCCGCGATCGCGGACGCCGGTCTCGAACCGTCCGACATCGACTACGTCGCGGCACACGGCACCAGCACCCACGGGAACGACCTGTCGGAGACCACGGCGATCAAGAAGGTGTTCGGCGACCACGCCTACCGGCTGCTGGTCAGCTCGCCCAAGTCGATGGCCGGTCACCTCACCTCGGCGGGTGCCGCGCTCAGCGTGTTCGCCGCGATCGGGGCGATCAACCACGGTCTCGTGCCGCCGACCATCAACCAGGAGACCCCCGACCGCAAGCTCGACCTCGACTTCGTCCCCAACACGGCGCGCAAGCACGACGTGCGGCACGCCCTCATCAACGCCTTCGCCTTCGGCGGCACCAACGTCGGGCTGGTCGTGGGGCGTTACGAGAACGAAGGCGCCGAAACGGAGGAACAGCGATGAGCGGCACCGGACGTCAGGTCGTCGTCAGCGGCATCGGCCTGCTGACCGCCCTGGGGGAAGGCCCCGAGGCCAACTGGAAGGCGATGGTGGCGGGCGAGTGCGGGATCGGCCCGATCCGTGCCTACGACCCGTCGCCGCTGCAGACCCGGCTGGGCGGCGAGATAGCCGGCTTCGACGCCACCCGGTTCGCCAGCAGGCGCCAGCTGCGCACCATCAACCGCGGCGACCGCCTCGCGCTGGCCGCCGCCCGGCTCGCCCTCGACGACGCGGGCCTGCCGCACAACCAGGCCGGGGGCGAGGAGCTCGGCCACCGGGCCGGCCTCTACCTGGGGGGCAACAAGTCGATCGGCCGCATGGACCAGCTGATCGAGGAGCTGAAGGTCATCCGCCGCCCGGACGGCCGGGCCGACCTGGCGCACCTCGGCCGGCACGCGGACGTCATCATGCCGCCGCTGTTCTTCGTCGAAGGCCTGCAGCCCGGCGCGGTGTTCAACATCTCGCAGACGTACGGCATCCGGGGCGCCAGCGCGTTCTTCGCGGGCGGCGCGGACGCGGGGGCCACCGCGATCGGCCGGGGCATGCGCGCGGTGCGCCGCGGGGACGCGGACGTGGTGATCGCGGGCGGCTACGAGGACGCCACCGACTGGTGGGCGATGACGCTGCTCGACCGGCTCGGCGTGCTCACCACGCGCAACGACCGCGGTCAGGCGGCGTACCGGCCCTTCGACCGGGAGCGCAGCGGAGCGGTCCCCGGCGAGGGTGCCGCGCTGCTGGTGCTGGAGGAGAAGCAGGCCGCGCTGCGCCGCGGCGCCCGCATCTACGCCGAGCTGACCGGCTACGGCGCCGGCCACGACTGCGGTACGCCGCCGGCGCCGGACGCCCAGGGCCGGGGCCTGTCGCGGGCGGTGCGGCACGCGCTGCGCGACGCCCGGCTGTCCGCCGGCGACCTCGGCTACATCGCCGCCGACGGCTCGGGCACCCGGCTCGGTGACGCCTCGGAGAGCGCGGGACTGCGCACCGCGCTGGGCGCGGCCGCCGCGTCCGTGCCGGTGAGCACCGTGAAGCCGCAGACGGGTCACCTCGTCGGCGGTGGCGGTGCGCTGAACGCCGCCGTGTGCGCGCTGGCCCTGCACCACGGGGCGCTGCCCGCGACGCTCAACCTCGACGACCCCGACCCGGTGTGCGCACTGGACCATGTCCGCGGCAGCGCGCGGGAGGCCAGGCCCGCACACGCGATGGCGCTGGCCCGGGGCATCGAGGGCCAGGCCGTGGCCCTCAGCCTGTCCAGGCCCGCGTGAGCGGCCGGACCGGCCTGTCCGGAAAGGGAAGCAGACGCATGAGTGACGTTCCTGAGCAGGCCGTCCGCGTCGTGATCGCCGGCGTGGGCGCGATCACCTCGCAGGGCGGTTCTGCCGAAGCCCTGTGGGACGGGGTGCGCGCGGGACGGGTCGCGATCTCGCCCGTGCGCGGCCTGCCCATGGACGGCTACCAGACCGCCGTGGGCGGCGAGATCACCGAACACCCCCTGCCCGCCTACGACTACGCCCCGGGCTCCGGCGTCCGCGACTCCTCCGTGGACTTCGCGCTGACCGCCGCCGAGGAGGCCATGGCCGCCTCGGGCCTGACGGTCGGCACGGACGTCCCGGCCGAACGCTGGGGCGTCGCGTACGGCACCTGCCACGGCGGCTGGCGCAGCGCCGAACTCGCCCTGCGCGAGGTGCAGGAGGGCCGCACTCCCGACTGGCACCGGTACACCTTCGTACCGCCGCAGGCCGCCGCGGAGGCGCTGTCTGCCGCCTTCGGGCTCAAGGGCCCGGTGCTCAGCGCCAATACGGCCTGCGCCTCCAGCGCGCACGCGCTCGCCCACGCCCTGGACGTGATCAGGGCGGGCCGCGCGGACGCGATGCTCGTGGGCGGCAGCGACGCCTTCACCGAGTCGGCGTTCGCCGGGTTCAGCAGTCTGGAGTCGCTCTCCGTGCAGCCCGCGGCCCCTTACTCCAAGGGCCGGTCGGGCCTGTCGCTGGGCGAGGGCGGCGGCATGCTCGTGCTGCTGTCGCAGGCGGCGGCCGAGCGGACCGGCGCCCCGGTCCTCGCCGAGGTGCTGGGCTACGGCCTGTCCGCGGACGGCCACCACCCGACGGCGCCGCACCCCGAGGGGGAGGGCGCGGCGCGGGCGATCCGCGCGGCCCTGGCCTCCTCGGGCCTGACCCCCGACGACGTCCGGTACGTCAACGGGCACGGCACCGGCACGCAGAAGAACGACTCGGCGGAGAGCAACGCGGTGCGTGCCGCGTTCGGCGACGCCGCCGAGAAGACCTCGCTGTCCAGCACCAAGTCGCTGATCGGTCATCTGCTCGGCGGGGCCGGGGCGGTGGAGGGCATCGTCACGGTGCTGGCGCTGCGCGACCAGGTGGCGCCGCCCACCGCCTCCTTCGCCGGGGTGGATCCGAGTTGCGGTCTCGACCCGGTGGCGGGCACGGGCCGCCCGATGGTGCTGGACACCGCGCTGTCCAACAACTTCGGGTTCGCCGGGGCCAACGCCACGGTCGCCTTCGGCCGCCCCGGCGGCCCCGGTGTGCCTACCGC encodes the following:
- a CDS encoding beta-ketoacyl-[acyl-carrier-protein] synthase family protein yields the protein MSDVPEQAVRVVIAGVGAITSQGGSAEALWDGVRAGRVAISPVRGLPMDGYQTAVGGEITEHPLPAYDYAPGSGVRDSSVDFALTAAEEAMAASGLTVGTDVPAERWGVAYGTCHGGWRSAELALREVQEGRTPDWHRYTFVPPQAAAEALSAAFGLKGPVLSANTACASSAHALAHALDVIRAGRADAMLVGGSDAFTESAFAGFSSLESLSVQPAAPYSKGRSGLSLGEGGGMLVLLSQAAAERTGAPVLAEVLGYGLSADGHHPTAPHPEGEGAARAIRAALASSGLTPDDVRYVNGHGTGTQKNDSAESNAVRAAFGDAAEKTSLSSTKSLIGHLLGGAGAVEGIVTVLALRDQVAPPTASFAGVDPSCGLDPVAGTGRPMVLDTALSNNFGFAGANATVAFGRPGGPGVPTADSAPDDIVVTGFGVITSAGEGAEALWDAYAAGRRQGVAEDGLRLARVEFDPAAAGTARERRRMDRVSQLAVAACRAALGHADAHDDAAAMAATGVVLGTGIGPMESSERFTAPVLSAGAQAANPAVFPATVYNGAAGQVAMALGTKGPTSTLTSGHAAGAAALGVAYDMLRTGRAERLLVPAVEAFSPGALDAYRSIPLFGTAAGRRYTLAEAGITLVLERRESAERRGAPIHAVVLGHATASDACGIGRWDPSGEGVERAMRAALDGAGLRPGHVAAVWANAAGLAAADRPERAAVERVFDLDRVRFETPKRVLGEPAGAGAHLSAVLAVGAWRDGRARRPVVVNSSSLGGTHTSLVLAPTPLHGTESGR
- the acpS gene encoding holo-ACP synthase produces the protein MPHSQQPLREPGAGRSPGPPDPPQLRVRTGVDLAEVGRVEELMASQPGLRERVFTPRELAYCDRRRRTGEHLAGRWAVKEAVIKCLGTGMTPHMEWTDIEVVNDRGGRPRVRLHGEVEAVAQDLGMHHIDISLSHSGGLAVAQAVLVCLADPPGTAPGSGPPTRTTPDTAPHSTHTAEGDDPHEA
- a CDS encoding beta-ketoacyl-[acyl-carrier-protein] synthase family protein; the protein is MSGTGRQVVVSGIGLLTALGEGPEANWKAMVAGECGIGPIRAYDPSPLQTRLGGEIAGFDATRFASRRQLRTINRGDRLALAAARLALDDAGLPHNQAGGEELGHRAGLYLGGNKSIGRMDQLIEELKVIRRPDGRADLAHLGRHADVIMPPLFFVEGLQPGAVFNISQTYGIRGASAFFAGGADAGATAIGRGMRAVRRGDADVVIAGGYEDATDWWAMTLLDRLGVLTTRNDRGQAAYRPFDRERSGAVPGEGAALLVLEEKQAALRRGARIYAELTGYGAGHDCGTPPAPDAQGRGLSRAVRHALRDARLSAGDLGYIAADGSGTRLGDASESAGLRTALGAAAASVPVSTVKPQTGHLVGGGGALNAAVCALALHHGALPATLNLDDPDPVCALDHVRGSAREARPAHAMALARGIEGQAVALSLSRPA
- the fabD gene encoding ACP S-malonyltransferase; this encodes MTGRTGFDSHGTQPGCLAMFPGQGSQRPGMAAHLLETYPSARRLFARADEILGLPLSQICVSGSAAELARTEITQPAIATTSLAVWEVLRTAGYRPEATAGHSLGEYPALVAAGVLSLESALELVQLRGRLMGEVADEVPGAMAAVLGLPADKVLAACESADGFGLVQVANYNEPLQTVISGHVRAVEEAGRVALDAGAERVVPLKVSAPFHCSLMQAVEEEFTEALAARPFADPLLPVISSVSGTYVRSGEEARQLLRRQLTGPVRWVEVLRTAARHPVSAYTEIGPGRVLSGLARQTLDEVHTRSSGDPRRLTALHSSLTSDAWQEPLAS
- a CDS encoding acyl carrier protein; its protein translation is MSYQEKDFSAIVQDAVADALGIDIEEVVPEATLLGDLDAESIDLLDVLFRIERASDVKIKVADIAELLQGGIPDEEFADEDDIINEVGLAQLKKSLPQIDVQELAGKLTADEVLTLFTVQNLTDLVAERASLAAAAA
- a CDS encoding beta-ketoacyl-[acyl-carrier-protein] synthase family protein codes for the protein MNRRVVVTGMGAVTPLGNDAESTWQGLAEGRSGVGQLTSIDTTGHDVTIAGEVKDFDLADAVPAWVGLRRLLRPGTFGVGAAWEALRNAGVGKDTYDGADMGVSMGGSVDRPDLQWLVDVGALREETGRSDAFFPYAPSDSLSYSQSIPTAAMARMLDATGPMLGVSTACSGSAHAIGEAFRTLQEGDAQLMLAGGYDSLTSWLDLVGFSLLGALTKEYNDDPTRASRPFDGKRSGFVLGEGGVAFVLEDLEAARARGAHIFAEILGYGTSLNAWRVTDSPPDGSGAIESMQAAIADAGLEPSDIDYVAAHGTSTHGNDLSETTAIKKVFGDHAYRLLVSSPKSMAGHLTSAGAALSVFAAIGAINHGLVPPTINQETPDRKLDLDFVPNTARKHDVRHALINAFAFGGTNVGLVVGRYENEGAETEEQR